A genome region from bacterium includes the following:
- a CDS encoding M4 family metallopeptidase, whose amino-acid sequence MYRRVTIHLAALLALASLSAPAWTQPTLSLQNIRNKGRVAVAEQPRAAAPLAPQAIVTLAAKMQQVASVASTSRQPGMNTLAASQRFDLSRRAAANPAAAEAERLGLEIRWDEDNGTPTFISVSAAAQQRILSKTTAAARAAHIAKTFIADHRALFRLENPEEELQIAEEHVDRLGKQHVRFTQTLQGVPVWGKDLVAHVEADGRLYAINARYAPTPANLTLPAAPLTAAQALAIAQQHLAQRTETTALSASEKKMLNYDGPQAAQYIWTGPASQQPRLIWHVEIRPDLQDDWYYFIDAASGAILECYNNTRFDGPRTAAATDLNGKTQTVHSYQVGNAYIMVDASRPVWQQHQPDLINDPKGALVTLDLRNKDLNPQATLFHVVSNDNTWPDAVAVSAHSIMGTVFSYYYNTHGRLAIDGQGSSMISIIHRTLNGQPLDNASWNGAAMSYGDGNVRFKPLAGALDVAGHEMTHGVVSHTVKLEYKFQSGALDESLADVFGMMVDREDWRMGEDIVKPGEYPSGALRDLSDPHNGGSRYGDRGWQPAHMNEFVNLNIDSDNGGVHVNSGIPNRAAYLITNALGHERTEKIYYRVMEARYLNAQSNFVDMRLAAVQAATDLYGSQSADVNAVKSAFDAVGIFDGTGAKPPQDLPAVQGEQWIATVNADAANTSLFLVRPEVQSQQDIVQLTATQVYLNTANPVTASDNGALLYFVDKETNIRVIRSDGLGEEVITNLPGWRSVAVSPQGTKLAATRVEIDTTIYIFDLVNPAASFGLRLRTPSTGQGDQMNTTVMADALDWSSDGQYLVYDAFNSVPQSGGKAREYWEVNLLDVANVVTVRLFPPQPDGISFANPSFAQNNDGYIVFDLLDYNTSSDKIMVANLFTGEVVMIEDNGNSIGYPRFSTSDERLVYQRIENGAAALRQVPLAGNRMGAAGPSEFHVNGGVLPLWFAIGSRPTKVEDHPATLPGGFVLDQNFPNPFNPETTIRYQLPFEGRVTLAVFDLAGRLVAKLEQGVRSAGEHRVKWQGRDQIGRMVASGVYFYRLQAAGREGQSFAVTKKMTLMK is encoded by the coding sequence ATGTATCGCAGAGTCACCATTCACCTGGCTGCCCTGTTGGCGCTGGCGAGCCTGTCCGCGCCGGCCTGGACGCAGCCTACCCTCTCTCTTCAGAACATTCGCAACAAAGGCCGCGTTGCGGTTGCGGAACAACCGCGTGCTGCTGCGCCGCTGGCCCCGCAAGCCATCGTCACGCTCGCAGCAAAAATGCAACAGGTGGCGAGTGTCGCAAGCACCAGCCGGCAGCCGGGAATGAACACTTTGGCCGCAAGCCAAAGGTTTGATTTGAGCCGGCGGGCCGCCGCAAATCCGGCTGCGGCCGAAGCCGAACGCCTGGGCTTGGAGATTCGTTGGGATGAGGACAACGGCACGCCCACCTTCATTTCTGTTTCAGCCGCAGCACAGCAGAGAATTCTCAGCAAAACCACGGCAGCGGCGCGGGCGGCGCACATCGCCAAAACCTTCATCGCAGATCATCGCGCCTTGTTCCGGCTGGAGAATCCGGAAGAAGAATTGCAAATTGCCGAGGAACACGTCGATCGTCTCGGCAAACAGCATGTGCGCTTCACCCAGACGTTGCAAGGCGTGCCGGTATGGGGCAAGGACCTGGTGGCCCACGTGGAAGCCGACGGCCGGTTGTATGCCATCAATGCCCGCTATGCTCCAACGCCCGCGAACTTGACGCTGCCGGCGGCGCCGCTCACTGCCGCGCAAGCTCTCGCAATTGCGCAGCAACACTTGGCGCAGCGCACCGAAACCACCGCGCTGTCGGCGAGCGAAAAGAAGATGCTGAACTATGACGGGCCGCAAGCCGCGCAATACATCTGGACCGGTCCCGCCAGCCAGCAGCCGCGTTTGATCTGGCACGTCGAAATCCGCCCGGACCTGCAGGACGATTGGTATTACTTCATCGACGCGGCCTCCGGCGCGATTCTGGAATGCTACAACAACACGCGCTTTGACGGCCCGCGCACTGCTGCCGCAACGGATTTGAACGGAAAAACGCAAACCGTGCACAGCTATCAAGTCGGCAATGCTTACATCATGGTCGATGCCTCCCGGCCGGTTTGGCAGCAACACCAGCCGGATCTGATCAATGATCCCAAGGGCGCCCTGGTGACGCTGGATCTGCGCAATAAGGATCTCAATCCGCAGGCAACGTTGTTTCACGTGGTTTCCAATGACAACACCTGGCCGGATGCCGTGGCGGTCTCGGCGCACAGCATCATGGGCACGGTTTTCTCCTACTACTACAACACCCACGGCCGCCTTGCCATCGACGGCCAGGGCAGCTCCATGATTTCCATCATTCACCGCACGCTGAACGGCCAGCCGCTGGACAATGCTTCGTGGAACGGCGCGGCCATGTCCTATGGCGACGGTAACGTCAGATTCAAACCGCTGGCCGGGGCGCTGGATGTGGCGGGCCATGAGATGACGCACGGCGTGGTGAGCCACACGGTCAAACTCGAGTACAAGTTTCAATCCGGCGCGCTGGATGAATCGCTGGCCGATGTCTTCGGCATGATGGTGGATCGCGAGGACTGGCGCATGGGGGAAGACATCGTCAAGCCGGGCGAATATCCTTCCGGCGCGCTGCGTGACCTGTCGGATCCGCACAACGGCGGCAGCCGCTACGGCGACCGGGGCTGGCAGCCGGCGCACATGAATGAATTCGTCAATCTCAACATCGACAGCGACAACGGCGGCGTGCACGTGAACAGCGGCATTCCCAACCGCGCGGCGTACCTGATCACCAATGCCCTGGGCCATGAGCGCACCGAGAAGATCTACTATCGCGTGATGGAGGCGCGCTATCTCAACGCGCAATCCAATTTCGTCGACATGCGGTTGGCGGCGGTGCAGGCGGCCACGGACTTGTATGGCAGCCAGTCTGCGGATGTGAATGCGGTCAAGTCCGCCTTCGATGCCGTCGGCATTTTCGATGGCACCGGCGCCAAACCACCGCAGGACTTGCCGGCGGTGCAGGGCGAACAATGGATCGCCACGGTGAACGCGGATGCGGCGAACACCAGTTTGTTTCTGGTGCGGCCGGAGGTGCAATCGCAGCAGGATATCGTTCAGTTGACGGCCACCCAAGTCTACCTCAACACCGCCAATCCGGTCACGGCCTCGGACAATGGCGCGTTGCTTTATTTTGTGGACAAAGAAACCAACATTCGCGTCATTCGCAGCGACGGCTTGGGCGAAGAAGTGATCACCAACCTGCCCGGTTGGCGCTCCGTCGCGGTCTCACCGCAGGGGACGAAACTCGCGGCCACGCGCGTGGAGATTGACACCACAATCTACATTTTCGATCTGGTCAATCCGGCGGCCAGCTTTGGCCTGCGCCTGCGCACGCCTTCCACCGGCCAGGGCGACCAAATGAACACAACCGTGATGGCCGATGCTTTGGATTGGAGTTCGGACGGCCAGTATCTGGTTTATGACGCGTTCAACAGCGTGCCGCAGAGCGGCGGCAAGGCACGGGAATATTGGGAAGTGAACTTGCTGGATGTCGCCAATGTGGTGACGGTACGCCTGTTTCCGCCGCAACCGGACGGCATCAGTTTCGCAAACCCCTCCTTTGCGCAGAACAACGACGGTTACATCGTTTTTGACTTGCTCGACTACAACACCAGTTCGGACAAGATCATGGTGGCGAATCTTTTCACCGGCGAAGTCGTGATGATCGAGGACAACGGCAATTCCATCGGCTACCCGCGTTTCTCCACCAGCGATGAACGATTGGTGTATCAACGCATTGAAAATGGTGCGGCTGCGCTGCGCCAAGTGCCGCTGGCGGGCAATCGCATGGGCGCGGCCGGCCCTTCGGAATTCCACGTCAACGGTGGTGTGCTGCCCCTTTGGTTCGCCATCGGCTCCCGGCCGACCAAGGTGGAAGATCATCCCGCCACGTTGCCGGGGGGGTTTGTGCTGGATCAGAATTTTCCCAATCCCTTCAACCCCGAAACCACGATTCGCTACCAACTGCCGTTCGAGGGCCGCGTCACGCTGGCCGTGTTTGATCTTGCCGGCCGTTTGGTGGCGAAGCTTGAACAGGGTGTGCGCAGCGCGGGCGAACACCGTGTCAAATGGCAGGGCCGCGATCAGATCGGTCGCATGGTGGCGAGCGGAGTCTATTTCTACCGCCTGCAGGCAGCCGGCCGTGAAGGCCAATCTTTTGCAGTGACGAAGAAGATGACGTTGATGAAATGA
- a CDS encoding PorT family protein translates to MKKSLAVLVMLFALQAGSLALAQEKKLAFHLSGGASAPLTNQEFRDLYSSGPNGSLGLDVRVSPKLAVGAELGYSSFGLDRKGLLDLIEMEDNDAIKIKGGDLSVVEVLGVGKYYPKSVDANTSFYLLAGAGLSASSIAKLEVTTPAGDLESEAVSESNFMALGGIGLQHKFGAKWNAYFEVRYTRVFSDEAFSYLPVRIGTTF, encoded by the coding sequence ATGAAGAAGTCCCTCGCAGTCTTGGTCATGTTGTTTGCGCTGCAGGCCGGCTCGCTGGCGCTGGCGCAGGAAAAGAAGCTCGCTTTTCACCTCAGTGGCGGTGCGAGCGCGCCGTTGACGAATCAGGAGTTCCGGGATCTGTACAGCTCGGGCCCCAATGGCAGTCTCGGACTGGACGTGCGTGTTTCGCCGAAACTGGCAGTGGGCGCGGAATTGGGCTACAGCTCTTTCGGTCTGGATCGTAAGGGGTTGCTCGATCTGATCGAAATGGAGGACAATGACGCGATCAAGATCAAAGGCGGTGATCTGAGCGTCGTGGAAGTGTTGGGTGTCGGCAAATATTACCCCAAGTCCGTGGATGCCAACACCAGTTTCTATCTGCTCGCCGGCGCCGGTCTTTCCGCGTCTTCGATTGCAAAACTCGAAGTCACCACGCCTGCCGGCGATTTGGAGAGCGAGGCCGTGAGTGAAAGCAATTTCATGGCGCTCGGCGGCATTGGCCTGCAGCACAAATTCGGCGCCAAATGGAATGCCTATTTCGAAGTGCGCTACACCCGCGTCTTTTCCGACGAGGCGTTTTCCTATTTGCCAGTGCGCATCGGCACCACGTTCTAA
- the cysW gene encoding sulfate ABC transporter permease subunit CysW: protein MRWALTAVAVGFLGLFVVLPLLVVFLSALDKGLGAYFAAIREPDALAAIRLTLLTAAIAVPLNLVFGLAAAWAIAKFEFKGKNVLITLIDLPFSVSPVVSGLIYVLIFGLHGWLGPWLNAHDIKIIFAVPGIVLATVFVTFPFVARELIPLMQAQGVEEEEAALSLGANGWQTFWRVTLPNVKWGLLYGVILCNARAMGEFGAVSVVSGHIRGLTNTMTLHVEILYNEYNSVAAFAVASLLALLALVTLAAKSAVEWRTKQQMQAAAKMIISEESA, encoded by the coding sequence ATGCGCTGGGCGCTGACCGCGGTCGCGGTGGGCTTTCTCGGGCTGTTCGTGGTTTTGCCACTGCTGGTGGTTTTTCTCTCGGCGCTGGACAAAGGACTGGGCGCCTATTTCGCGGCGATTCGCGAGCCGGATGCGCTGGCCGCCATTCGCCTGACCTTGCTGACCGCAGCCATTGCGGTTCCGCTGAATCTGGTGTTCGGACTGGCGGCGGCCTGGGCCATTGCCAAATTCGAGTTCAAGGGCAAAAACGTTCTGATCACCCTCATCGACCTGCCGTTTTCCGTTTCGCCGGTGGTTTCCGGCTTGATTTACGTTTTGATTTTCGGATTGCACGGTTGGCTGGGACCGTGGCTGAATGCGCACGATATCAAGATCATCTTTGCGGTGCCCGGCATCGTGCTGGCGACGGTATTTGTCACGTTTCCCTTTGTCGCGCGCGAGTTGATTCCATTGATGCAGGCCCAGGGTGTGGAAGAAGAGGAAGCCGCGCTTTCTCTGGGCGCGAACGGCTGGCAAACGTTTTGGCGGGTTACCCTCCCCAACGTCAAATGGGGCCTGCTTTACGGCGTGATTCTGTGCAACGCGCGCGCGATGGGCGAATTCGGCGCGGTGTCGGTGGTGTCCGGCCACATTCGCGGTTTGACCAACACCATGACGCTGCACGTCGAGATTCTCTACAACGAATACAACTCGGTGGCCGCCTTTGCCGTGGCTTCGCTGCTGGCGCTGTTGGCGCTGGTGACGCTGGCCGCGAAGAGCGCAGTGGAATGGCGCACCAAACAGCAGATGCAGGCAGCAGCCAAAATGATCATCTCCGAGGAGAGCGCATGA
- a CDS encoding arylamine N-acetyltransferase has protein sequence MEANAYLRRLEYRGSRVPTVATLRSLHRAHLLAVPFENLDIPLGRPIRLEAAALFEKIVRQRRGGFCYELNGLFALLLSALGFEVELLSARVMDGGQPGPAFDHLALLVKLEEPWLADVGFGDSFVEPLRLQDEIEQVQNAGAFRLLRSAEQWTLQARTREGDWQPQYLFTLTPHTLADFAGMCHYHQTSPASHFTQKRICTRATASGRLTLSERKLIITHHGERRETILHSEEDYQAALWDRFGIVLT, from the coding sequence ATGGAGGCGAATGCCTATCTCCGCCGGCTGGAATACCGCGGTTCACGCGTGCCCACTGTCGCTACTTTGCGCAGCCTGCATCGTGCCCACCTGCTGGCCGTGCCCTTCGAGAATCTTGACATCCCTCTGGGCCGGCCCATCCGCCTGGAGGCGGCGGCGCTGTTCGAGAAAATCGTGCGGCAGCGGCGCGGCGGCTTTTGTTATGAATTGAACGGCCTGTTTGCGCTGTTGCTGTCGGCTCTCGGTTTCGAAGTGGAATTGCTCTCCGCCCGCGTGATGGATGGGGGCCAGCCCGGCCCGGCGTTCGATCATCTCGCGCTGCTGGTGAAATTGGAGGAACCCTGGCTGGCGGACGTCGGCTTTGGGGATTCCTTCGTCGAGCCGTTACGACTGCAGGATGAGATCGAGCAAGTTCAAAATGCCGGCGCATTCCGGCTGCTGCGCAGCGCTGAGCAGTGGACGTTGCAGGCACGCACTCGTGAGGGTGATTGGCAGCCACAATATCTTTTCACTCTTACGCCCCACACCCTGGCTGATTTCGCCGGCATGTGCCATTATCATCAAACTTCACCCGCATCCCATTTCACCCAGAAGCGCATCTGCACACGTGCCACCGCGAGCGGCCGATTGACCTTGAGCGAGCGGAAGCTGATCATCACCCATCACGGCGAGCGCCGGGAGACAATCCTGCACAGCGAGGAGGATTACCAAGCGGCGCTGTGGGACCGCTTCGGCATCGTTCTCACCTGA
- a CDS encoding cytochrome C, which translates to MNKLVKIAGGLVLALLVAAGAGLAYLFVALPNAGDTPDLKMAVTPATLARGEYLAKHVTVCLDCHSTRDFRYYSGPITPGSEGQGGSEMEEGVGKITVPNITPAALENWSDGEILHAITAGVNKNGDPLFPMMPYPLYNQLAEEDAHAIVAYLRTLPPIVNEVPRSQLSFPMNLIVRTMPKPYVPQPRPAASDTLAYGKYLNTIAACQFCHTPMNDKGQPLPEMDFAGGQEFKMPGGGVVRSANITPEFDSGIGAWDREYFVRRFKEYADSTSQRIEVPAGQANTPMPWTFYAGMTAADLNAIYTYLRTVQPVKNDVDRYPEAEVSLR; encoded by the coding sequence ATGAACAAGCTGGTCAAAATTGCCGGCGGCCTGGTGCTGGCATTGCTGGTGGCTGCCGGTGCGGGTCTGGCATATTTGTTTGTCGCTTTGCCGAATGCCGGCGACACGCCGGATCTCAAAATGGCCGTGACGCCCGCAACGCTGGCGCGCGGTGAATATCTTGCCAAACACGTGACCGTGTGTTTGGATTGCCATTCTACCCGCGATTTTCGCTACTACAGCGGGCCGATCACGCCCGGCAGCGAAGGCCAAGGCGGTTCCGAGATGGAAGAAGGGGTCGGTAAGATCACGGTTCCCAACATCACGCCGGCGGCATTGGAGAACTGGAGCGACGGTGAGATTCTGCATGCCATCACCGCGGGGGTGAACAAAAACGGCGACCCGCTGTTTCCGATGATGCCTTACCCGCTGTACAATCAACTCGCCGAAGAGGATGCCCACGCGATCGTAGCCTATCTGCGCACGCTGCCGCCGATCGTAAACGAGGTGCCGCGGTCGCAACTCAGCTTCCCGATGAATTTGATTGTGCGCACCATGCCCAAGCCTTATGTGCCGCAGCCGCGGCCCGCTGCGTCCGATACTCTGGCGTACGGCAAATACCTCAACACGATTGCCGCTTGCCAGTTTTGCCACACGCCAATGAATGACAAGGGCCAGCCGCTGCCGGAAATGGATTTCGCCGGCGGCCAGGAATTCAAAATGCCGGGCGGAGGCGTGGTACGTTCGGCCAACATCACCCCGGAGTTTGATTCCGGCATCGGTGCGTGGGATCGCGAATATTTCGTGCGGCGCTTCAAGGAATACGCGGATTCCACCAGCCAGCGCATCGAAGTCCCCGCCGGCCAGGCCAACACGCCCATGCCGTGGACGTTCTACGCCGGCATGACCGCAGCGGACTTGAACGCGATCTACACCTACCTGCGCACGGTCCAACCGGTGAAAAACGATGTGGACCGCTATCCGGAAGCCGAGGTTTCGTTGCGATAA
- a CDS encoding ATP-binding protein, with the protein MPLFAQPPDIRFEHVTVEQGLSNFSINDIAQDAQGFLWFATEDGLNRFDGYQFQVYKANPSDSNSLPSAYVVRLHVDRNGNFWVVAGSSLWRYDPVGDGFEPFTRHSATTRALAGKNVFVVWDDSHGDLWLGGAEGLYRYNWQNDVMQEYHPNPADSGALADNSVSALFEDQTGVLWVGTGRGGLNRFDRSRNRFTAFRSDRGNPASLSDDFVTCLQEDRHGVLWIGTGNGLSRYDRDSGKITQVPYDAGNPHHSEKDVIFDIYEDSRGTLWLGTFHYGLWRHDEQSGRFYQYVHQNDDPHSLLNNRVQAIHEDRSGVMWLGHYRAGISRYVRRQDLFSRFKFNEGIFAVLYDRHGRIWAGGDNSGLLQFDGRGKLVKQYRHRPADRHSLSHNSILSLTEDQQGEMWVGTAAGVDRYLAARDQFERYAHQPGDPIDAEHHQAKALHVDRAGTLWVGTQGSGLWRLETGAKSFTYFIADRTSVPFHTVGKNNIWAIAEDAAGDLWLGSFGDGLLHFNQHTQTFTTFPVAPKDLDGLSHGAVYSLHVDSSGALWIGTFGGGLNRYDPRTRRFVHYTDREGLPDNFVKGILDDGRGHLWLSTDKGLSRFDQRSNAFRNFTVNDGLISNVLLSGAYCRGDDGRLYFGGEGGVIAFHPDSLGENKYLPPVLLTSFKAFDQPLPRTGKSAWRPRHSADTPYVILSYRLNFFSFEFVALDYTQPEEIQYAYKLEGFDADWMYCGTRRYASYTNVDPGEYTFRVKASNSDGVWNQEGAMVRIKIIPPVWKTWWFRGLAAAVLLLLVWAAYRYRVNRLLEIERLRTRLAADLHDEIASNLSSIAMFGKIVQDQNAAAGRSTVAGAELLERMITLSQESVTSIREIIWAIDPRPERIHDLLVRVHDFAAAACRAQEMQLRFEVPDAALLPHKNLAPEQRKNLWLLLKEAINNAVKHSGGSELAVRAQYKMGYLKISISDNGAGLQAAAVPSRFSGKGLSTMKSRAQRLRGSFELQSHPQQGTTVTVMLKI; encoded by the coding sequence TTGCCCTTGTTTGCCCAGCCGCCCGACATTCGCTTCGAGCACGTCACGGTGGAACAGGGCCTTTCCAATTTTTCCATCAATGACATCGCGCAGGATGCCCAGGGTTTTCTTTGGTTCGCCACCGAAGACGGCTTGAATCGATTTGATGGCTACCAATTCCAGGTCTACAAGGCCAATCCCTCCGACAGCAACAGTCTCCCCAGCGCTTACGTCGTTCGTCTGCATGTTGATCGCAACGGCAATTTTTGGGTGGTGGCCGGATCTTCGCTGTGGCGGTATGATCCGGTCGGCGACGGTTTCGAGCCCTTCACCCGGCATTCCGCCACCACGCGGGCGTTGGCCGGCAAGAATGTGTTTGTGGTGTGGGATGATAGCCACGGCGATTTGTGGCTCGGCGGCGCCGAGGGCCTCTATCGATATAATTGGCAAAACGACGTGATGCAGGAGTACCATCCCAATCCTGCCGACAGCGGCGCACTTGCCGACAATTCGGTTTCTGCATTGTTTGAAGATCAGACCGGCGTCCTGTGGGTGGGAACCGGCCGCGGCGGCCTCAATCGATTTGATCGCAGCCGGAATCGGTTTACTGCTTTTCGCAGTGACCGCGGCAATCCCGCCAGCCTGAGCGATGATTTCGTCACCTGCCTGCAGGAAGATCGTCACGGCGTGTTGTGGATCGGCACCGGCAACGGCCTGAGCCGCTATGATCGCGACAGCGGCAAAATCACGCAGGTGCCTTACGATGCCGGAAATCCTCATCACAGCGAAAAGGACGTAATCTTCGACATCTATGAAGACAGCCGCGGCACGCTCTGGCTCGGTACGTTTCATTACGGCCTGTGGCGCCATGACGAGCAGAGCGGCCGCTTCTATCAGTATGTCCATCAGAATGATGATCCGCACTCGCTGTTGAACAACCGCGTGCAGGCGATTCACGAAGATCGTTCGGGCGTCATGTGGCTGGGCCATTATCGCGCCGGCATCAGTCGCTACGTGCGGCGCCAGGATCTGTTTTCGCGTTTCAAATTCAACGAGGGCATTTTTGCGGTGCTGTACGACCGGCACGGCAGAATTTGGGCAGGCGGCGACAACAGCGGTCTGCTGCAGTTCGATGGCCGGGGCAAACTGGTCAAACAGTATCGCCATCGGCCCGCCGATCGTCACAGCCTCAGCCACAACAGCATTCTCAGTCTCACTGAAGACCAGCAGGGCGAGATGTGGGTCGGCACGGCTGCGGGCGTGGACCGCTACCTCGCCGCGCGCGACCAATTCGAGCGTTATGCCCACCAGCCGGGCGATCCCATAGACGCTGAGCACCATCAAGCCAAGGCGCTGCATGTCGACCGTGCGGGCACGCTGTGGGTGGGCACGCAGGGCAGCGGCCTGTGGCGGCTGGAAACCGGGGCCAAAAGCTTCACCTACTTCATTGCAGACCGCACCTCGGTGCCGTTCCACACGGTCGGCAAGAACAATATTTGGGCAATTGCGGAAGATGCCGCCGGCGATCTCTGGCTCGGCAGCTTCGGCGACGGCCTGCTGCATTTCAACCAGCACACGCAAACCTTCACCACGTTTCCAGTGGCGCCGAAAGACCTCGACGGCCTGAGCCACGGCGCGGTCTATTCCCTCCACGTCGACAGCAGCGGCGCCCTTTGGATTGGCACGTTCGGCGGCGGTTTGAATCGCTATGACCCGCGCACCAGACGCTTCGTGCATTACACCGACCGCGAAGGCCTGCCGGACAATTTCGTCAAGGGCATTCTGGACGATGGCCGCGGCCATCTCTGGTTGAGTACGGACAAGGGCCTGTCGCGCTTCGATCAGCGCAGCAACGCCTTCCGCAATTTTACCGTCAACGACGGTTTGATCAGTAATGTGCTGCTTTCCGGCGCCTACTGCCGCGGCGATGACGGCCGCCTCTACTTTGGCGGTGAGGGCGGCGTGATTGCCTTCCATCCCGACAGTCTGGGGGAAAACAAGTATCTGCCGCCGGTGCTGTTGACCAGCTTCAAAGCCTTTGACCAGCCGCTGCCGCGCACCGGCAAGTCCGCCTGGCGGCCACGTCACTCGGCTGACACGCCCTACGTCATTCTCTCCTACCGCCTCAATTTCTTCTCCTTCGAATTCGTAGCGCTGGATTACACCCAGCCGGAGGAGATCCAGTACGCCTACAAACTCGAAGGCTTTGACGCGGACTGGATGTATTGCGGCACGCGGCGTTATGCCAGCTACACCAACGTCGATCCCGGTGAATACACTTTTCGCGTGAAAGCTTCGAACAGCGACGGCGTGTGGAATCAGGAGGGCGCCATGGTGCGCATCAAGATCATCCCGCCGGTTTGGAAGACGTGGTGGTTTCGCGGCCTGGCAGCGGCCGTCCTTTTGCTGCTGGTGTGGGCGGCCTACCGCTATCGCGTCAACCGGCTGCTGGAGATTGAGCGCTTGCGCACGCGCCTGGCAGCGGATCTGCACGATGAGATCGCCAGCAACCTCAGCAGCATTGCCATGTTTGGGAAAATCGTGCAGGACCAAAACGCGGCGGCAGGGCGCAGCACCGTGGCGGGCGCGGAATTGCTGGAGCGCATGATCACGCTGTCACAGGAATCCGTGACCTCGATTCGCGAAATCATCTGGGCGATTGATCCCCGGCCGGAGAGGATTCATGATCTGCTGGTGCGCGTGCACGACTTTGCTGCCGCCGCCTGCCGGGCACAGGAGATGCAGTTACGCTTCGAAGTCCCGGACGCGGCGCTGCTACCTCACAAGAATCTCGCGCCGGAACAGCGCAAGAACCTCTGGCTGCTGTTGAAGGAGGCGATCAACAACGCGGTAAAACACTCGGGCGGCAGCGAGCTGGCCGTGCGTGCGCAATACAAAATGGGCTACCTCAAGATCAGCATCAGTGACAACGGCGCCGGCCTGCAAGCCGCGGCCGTGCCCAGCCGTTTTTCCGGCAAGGGCTTGAGCACCATGAAGAGCCGTGCGCAGCGACTGCGGGGCTCCTTTGAGCTGCAGTCTCATCCGCAACAAGGAACCACGGTCACGGTGATGCTGAAGATTTGA
- a CDS encoding sulfate/molybdate ABC transporter ATP-binding protein — MNIDIQHLSKKFGAFAALQDICLEVKSGELLALLGPSGCGKTTLLRILAGLEFADQGRIAFDGEDATQQSVRARRVGFVFQHYALFRHMTVFENIAFGMRVRPRATRPSNAAIRASVLKLLRLVKLEELASRYPTQLSGGQRQRVALARALAVEPRVLLLDEPFGALDAKVRQELRRWLRRLHDDIHITSVFVTHDQEEALEVADRVVVMNAGRIEQIGTPEEVYHHPASPFVYNFLGNVNLFRGRIEADRIYIGEMAMELPEGAERDADTATVYIRPHLLEIEEKPSHQNHFSAIVRHIHAAGPQVKVELVTEAGDPVQVEITQERYRELRLQRNVRVFVRPKKKEATET; from the coding sequence ATGAACATCGACATTCAGCATCTCAGCAAGAAATTCGGCGCGTTCGCGGCGCTGCAGGACATCTGTCTGGAGGTGAAATCCGGCGAGCTGCTCGCGCTGCTCGGGCCTTCGGGCTGCGGCAAAACCACGCTGTTGCGCATTCTCGCGGGCCTGGAGTTTGCCGATCAGGGCAGAATTGCGTTCGATGGCGAAGACGCCACGCAGCAAAGCGTGCGGGCGCGGCGCGTCGGTTTCGTGTTTCAACACTACGCGCTGTTTCGCCACATGACGGTGTTCGAGAACATCGCGTTTGGGATGCGGGTGCGGCCGCGCGCCACCCGGCCCTCCAACGCGGCGATCCGCGCGAGTGTGCTGAAGCTGCTGCGCCTGGTGAAGCTGGAAGAGCTGGCCAGCCGCTATCCCACGCAGCTCTCCGGCGGCCAGCGCCAGCGGGTGGCGCTCGCGCGCGCCCTGGCCGTGGAGCCGCGCGTGCTGTTGCTCGACGAGCCTTTCGGCGCGCTCGACGCCAAAGTTCGCCAGGAATTGCGGCGCTGGTTGCGGCGGCTGCATGATGACATTCACATCACCAGCGTGTTCGTGACACACGATCAAGAGGAAGCGCTGGAGGTTGCCGATCGCGTGGTGGTGATGAATGCCGGCCGCATCGAGCAAATCGGCACGCCGGAAGAGGTGTACCATCATCCCGCCTCCCCTTTCGTCTACAATTTTCTCGGCAATGTCAATCTCTTTCGCGGCCGCATCGAAGCAGACCGCATCTACATCGGCGAAATGGCGATGGAACTGCCGGAGGGCGCCGAGCGCGATGCAGACACTGCAACAGTCTACATCCGTCCGCACTTGCTGGAGATCGAAGAGAAGCCCAGCCACCAAAACCATTTTTCCGCCATCGTGCGTCACATTCATGCGGCAGGTCCGCAAGTGAAAGTCGAACTGGTGACGGAAGCGGGCGATCCCGTGCAAGTGGAAATCACTCAGGAACGCTATCGCGAGCTGCGCCTGCAACGCAATGTCAGAGTCTTTGTCAGACCAAAGAAGAAGGAGGCAACGGAAACTTAG